The sequence below is a genomic window from Pagrus major chromosome 20, Pma_NU_1.0.
TGTTctaattacactgttcatattgtaaatattatgtacaTACGATGTATATACGGGCCTATTTCtattcttacctttttattttattgtttatttttactattattatagtttattgtaatattactgtcctttggctgctgtgacacagaaatGTCCCcgtttgcgggacaaataaaggaattctgattctgattcttccTTTTGACCAGAATACAAGTGACTTAGCCCTCACCATAATAACCATAACGTCCTATACAATAATCTGTAATATATAACACCTACAGGTTATATATTACAATACTGCTAACACACCACCTGTATGAGGGATACACAACATAAGCATACCCATGATCCAAGTTAATTGTGTATAATGGACGTTTTTCCAGGATGCACTTAGCTGATTGCAACTGCAGCAATTTCTTCTGATTGGTTGCAATGTAAtggatgtgtgttttatgcACATGCATTTGTGCAGAGTTTGTGGCACACCACATGTGGTGTTTCCctgttaaaagtgtttttttttttcaatatggcaagtttttcctcacacgaattgagggtctaaggacagaggatgttgttcactgtacagaatGTAAcgcccactgaggcaatgtgattgtgattttggacTATATccataaaactgatttgatttgatttacaaACTGTTTGCAGGGATGTCACAAGCCTTGTGAGTGTGCCGGCACAAAACAGATGCGACGGTGCAGAGATGAGGTTTGTCATATCATACTCTACTGTACCTGCTGTATGGGTACATGTGCATATATGCATGGATGCATGTATGAATAGACATGGTATCACATTAATATGCAGTGCATTGtgtttcttccttttctgtattttcttttgctaCCTAAAGTATATGTGGTTTATGATGCCTCTTGGTCCAGACCTGGGAGGGGTGGGTTTAGGTATTTGCTATGCAAgaataataaactgaatgatAAAACATCATCCAGAAGTCTTGGCAATGACTTTCTAGCATTAGCTACATAATGGAAAAGCAGATGGTAAGTGTTATCTCTGACACCCTCCACACATCTGTTTTATGTGGAGCAGGTGTACAGAATATGTCTTAAACAACATTAGGAGCAGTTTAATGTGTCTTGACATGACAACATTATAACATACATTAGCTGGAATGATAAACCAGCTAGCTACTGTGCTAGCTATCACAGGCCCCGGCTACTTGCGCCGCAGAGCTCATCCGGGATGCAGGTGATGCTGCCGGTGATGCTGCTGCGTACCTCCCCAGCCGAAGCGCCCCCGACTTCGAACGGCTCGGCCATTTTAACTCACCCTTCGCTTTCTCTGTCGGGAAGAGTCTCTGCGCCTTCTCCAGGAACCGCTGCGCCTTCTCCGGCTGGTTGTTGGTTAACGCCGCGGTCGCGATGTCGATGCAGCGCTCCGCTTCGTCCCTGTTTACTTCCATCGCGGCGGCACAGCGGCAGCGGCTGACGGAACTGGACCAGAAGTAAATAAAGTCGCcgactgatgatgtcatgaggATGCTGCGAATAGAAATATCAACTGGTGGCACGAGTTTTATTAATGAtgaattttttatatattttttttgctgcaggTGTCCTGAGACTTGAACGTTTATGAAATAGGTTAGCCCCTGTTTGCACGTTATGAAGCCGGTGTTGTATCGAGCTCTGTTTCCTCGTCGAGATGTGCCTCCCCTGGTCCCGCCCCCGTCCGAAACGGCCCGAAGGGAGAAGGAAGCGCGCGTTCACAAAAAGCTCGCTCCCGAGCTGTTGTGCTCGTACCACAGAGGCACTGTGGAGAGAGCTAAGGTTCAAAACTGACTTTGTTTAGCGAGTTTTATCTGAAGATGTTGTATTGTAGAAGTGaaatccaaatttcatgactgcctagttatatttttaaactggGACAACAgcacatatgtttgtgtttttatgtctttattaacacaaccaATTACTGTTATTTCTATCAATAAAAAATACTATATTTGTCagagacttttcatttattatGCTCATTCATTTATAGGCTAAATATAAATTgctattttatcatatttgtctTAAATCCAGAACAGTATCTGACAGTAATACTCCAAGCTGTCAGGATGCGTTCCCCCTGTTGTAAATGGTCAAATTTAATGATATCAGCCTGAAAATCACAGGACTTGTCTGTTGTGGGGACAGAAGTCAgcagtatgaatttgaaagatGTGTGAGCCTCCTTTCCTAttgaacagagggggaacaATATCTGACAGTAATACTCCAAGCTGTCAGGATGCGCTTTACCTGCTATAATGGAGCTGGATTTAagacaaatatgataaaatagcGATTTATATTTAGCCTATAAATGAATGAGCataataaatgaaaagtctcccacaaatataatattttttattgatagAAATAACAGTAGTtggttgtgttaataaagacataaaaacacaaacacatgtgctGTTGTCccagtttaaaaatataactagacagtcatgaaatttggatttCACTTCTACAACACAACATCTTCAGATAAAACTCGCttaaaaaagtcagttttgaaCCTCAGCTCTCTCCACAGTGCCTCTGTGGTACGAGCACAACAGCTCGGGGGCGAGCTTTTTGTGAACGCGCGCTTCCTTCGCCCTTCGGGCCCTTTCGGACGGGGGCGGGACCAGGGGAGACACATCTCGACGAGGAAACAGAGCTCGATGCAACACCGGCGAAGGCTCCCTGCGAGTGTGCTGCCTTGTTTTCTCCACTAGATGGAGACAAAGcgtctgtttttaaatgtaggCCATGGAGGTGAAACCTCACGGATGTGTTGAATTAAACCGTCTTTAATTTGTTGTCATGTGATCTGAAGTCTCATCTGTTTTACTGCGCAGTAAACAGCCTTTTTTTACATGATTGGATTAGAATTCagcacacaaataaaacattaaaaaaaatattcacagtggaTAAAGCAAATTTGCTCTTATATTGcagaaatatttttattatttttatctcatttttatttatttattaaaacgATTCAGGGCTGATGACGTAACAGAGCTAGCATTTCTGTACTTCCCCTgttgggtgggtgggggggtcCTCCGTTTACAGTAAGTTTTCTTCCGCCCCCCCACCCTTAACTTTAGTTTTCACCCCAGATTTTAACACTTCCTCACCTTGCTCCACTCGTTTTTAATCCACGTGTGAATGGACGAATGAGCGCAGTCAATTCAATACATGTCtagacagcagcagctgctctccGCGGGGAGGTAAATATATGCTACATCTGGCAGGAGAATGAATAAAAGGTGAACAGCAGATAAacaggcagccaatcagagggcgAGGTTGAGGCGGCATCCgaactctgattggtcagtggcACCACGAGCTCCAGCTCTTATTGATTCGCTCGCTGCAGAGCTGACTATCACTCTCCCTTTTCTGGGTtactgtagtgttttttttttgggataAGCGGACCCGCTTCATCTCCGTGTAACACCCCCTCAAAACCCCGTTTTCTACTCGTCTCGTCTTCGGTGAGTTATTTATCCGCTATGTTTTTTACTCCACAGGTGCGGCGCCGGCGTTAACACGGCGCAGCAAACGTCTTATGTCAGCTAGAAAACTCAGCATCATCGTTACATGaccatcctcttcctcacccAGCAGCGCCAGCTAGCTAAAGGTTGCTAAGCTAGCGGCGAGCACGAACAAATAATAATTACCGGTCAACGTGAGAAGGTGTGTTTGGCCTCCGTGACGTTTCCTCGACACGAAAACACCGAGACAAACCGAAAATTTTCTCTCGTTTTTCTTTGCCGCTCAGAGCATCACCGAACCGCTGCCACGATGACGGAGGCGGAGGCGTTGGAGAAGAAGCAGCACAAGTCCAGTAACCAAAATGGGGATGTTCTTCCAGAGGCCACCAGAGAAGACGTGTTTGATCACACgtacaaagagaaagagggcCCAAAACCTGGCACGACAATCGTTTGGAAGAATGTCATATTGATGACTCTATTACATATAGGTGCCCTGTACGCCATCTCCCTCATCCCTTCCGCATCTCCTTTGACCTTGCTTTGgtgtaagtaaaaaaaaaatcctacctGTTACtgcatgtctgtttttatttctctgttagTGGAATTACATACAGTGTTTTTACCTCAATCACATCTGTTATGTCAGCAGCCGGGCCCACTCTCTCACCACTGGTGCATGCATAAATTTGTGCATGATCCTCCCCAGTACCCTGGATGTTGTGGGATTAAAGCTCagtcatactgtatatcataaAGAGATTTACTGTCACAGCATGCATCCTGGAGCTGCAAACTGCTCAGTGCATGCTTGTCAGGAAAATAACTTGTACTCCTCAACAGCAGAGGCCATGCCTTCCTGATTAAGTAACAGCGTCAGTATATCAGGGATGCAGACAAAGGAAGAGTGGCCGGTTAATTACATAAACTGCATGCTACTTTGgtacattttgttcatttggaTGAGTGTTtctaatgaatgaaaaccaCAGAGGTTGCACTTCTGCGTCTTACCACACATGCAATCACCTAATGGTTTTATCGGATGTTATATGAtgtaatgacatcatcatatAACATGCCTCTGCTTCCTTTTCGGTTATCGTTGTGAAACAAGTAGGCCAGTATAAACCaacaaaacacttcaaaataaccatcatcatcgtcatcatcaaaaaaatatatagttaatgAGACTTTAGTTAATAGTCAGGTGATTCTTAAAAACGATGAAAtgctttatatattttaattaagcaattgtaaaagTTTATAAACATCAGGTGCAACTATATAATGGCCGTCCGAATCATGTTTATAGATAAAGGAcatagtatttttttaatcatgtatAAAGTATTGTAagcatcagttgcaactttaaacGATAAAGGTACATTATGTACTTttaaggaagaagaagaaaattccACCAGAAGAGAAAACCTTCATTGATTGAATTTCATGACtgagtaaactgaataaacaaacttccTTTCACagacaatttcatactgtttaactttgtttatattcggcggaccctgccaccttattttcctctgaggacgGCTTGCTTATGAAGTTATGAAATAAAgattttctgagtttgtattatgaccttattgatattgtaaataataaatttctgtgtttgaatttattttccaaaactatatagtgcccctttaaataaaaaaatgcttaataaatgttttgtaaagcatttcattgtttgttaacagtgagaTAACTATTAACTGAAATTAGCTATACAGTTATCATTTACTAATGacagttattataaagtgttaactAAACCAGTTCAATCAAAGGCAAATTTGAATGATATTTAAGAAATATTGTATAAGAGAGCTATTTTAATACATGTAAttgtaatgtgtattttctacctttaatacaaatgaaaatgtctgttGAACATGAATAATTTATGCTTTTTGAAAAACTATTTTATGGTTTTAAGAGGATGCTCTCCCCGTCACTTACCCAGATATTATAACGTAACATAGAGTATTGTCTTGTGATAAATCACTTCTTGCAAGATAGTGTTTTCTGGCAGATTTCTGACAAATAATTTTAAGAATGTGCTACTTTGGTTCTTATGCAGCCGCCtatgtctgtctgtagtcaccacaaCACTTTACCACTGGTGACACGTCATGAGTAACAGCctgtcaacactgaataatcagaGTCTGAATCACCTGTTGCTGGATTATCTTCCCAGTACTTAGTCTTAGAAAAACTTTAATGTCCTCAGAGTGGCAACAAAACATatagacacattaaaaaaaacaaacaacaacagcctaAGATCATCTGTAGTCATCAATGTCATCACAGTCCAGGCAGGTATTTAAAGTACATGTCAACAATTGTCATAACAATGAATAGTTAGTATATTGCACATCCCTCATGTACCCATTTATTAAAATCCCCAGGTTCATGTAACACTGACAGTAcaaatgtatgcatgtatgaGTTATTGCAATAAAGTGTTTATGATAGGAGGAGATGAGTAGAAAATGGTCTGACTAATTTGTTGATGCATTTTTCTCCCCACAGCCGTACTTTGTTTTTTGATAAGTGCTTTAGGAGTCACTGCAGGAGCTCATCGCCTGTGGAGTCACAGATCCTACAAGGCCTCATTACCTCTAAGGATCTTTCTCGGTGTTGCTAACTCCATGGCATTTCAGGTACCTAAAAATGACAGATCGGCACACTTGACGTCGAGATAATAGCAGTTTTCATTACTGTGTAAGTACCATGTTGTGTCGACAGTGTATGTAATCTCCGCATTTACTTGAACCCACAGAATGATATCTTTGAATGGGCTCGAGACCACAGGGTTCACCACAAATATTCAGAGACAGATGCTGACCCTCACAATGCCGTGCGGGGCTTCTTCTTTGCTCACATCGGCTGGCTGCTGGTGCGCAAACACCCCGACGTCATCGAGAAAGGCCGCAAGCTGGAGCtcactgacctgctgtctgacAAAGTTGTAATGTTTCAAAGGAAGTAAGTGGCCTCAGTCATTGGTTGATTTTACATCGTATGTTTCTAACTAACAGGAAGTAGGCTGTGGGTATAAGTCTGCCGTTCTATTTCAGTTGCCTGTCTCTTTCACATGCAAATATTCAACCCAAACAAGTTCAACCCTAACACTATTTGTCAAGGGCACTGTTGCTGCATCCTGGGCTTAGCGCCGCCCAAGACAATTGTGATTAGTGATTAGGAAATCGAACAAGCCACTGCTTTTGAGATTAACAGTGCGGTTCCATAAGTAACAAACTCATTCATATTCTGAATCGAGGATGGTGATTATTAGCCATCATGTCGTAACCACCCAGGAGCTATGAGATTGTGAAACGATGATATAAGCCACAAGTCTGTATGATATCAATCTCATTttaggaaaaacacattttacccACATTCCTAAAGTGTATCAGCAATGTCACTGATTGGTAGCGCACCCATGAAAGTCATGTCGGCTAGAGAGTTACTGCTACCATGATTGGATCGTTTATGTAACATTTACCAGCGAGAAATCgtgatttttctttctaaaatgCAGTTTCTTTTAGAGATGAGTGAGTGTCCAAAGGGGTGAAAATAACTACAAGTCAGGCCATGTGCTAGTGTTTGTGAGTTGGAAGCTTTTGGAAAGAGATTATCTGCAATTATTTAAGAGATGAGTAGTTCTTTACTCTTTGTATAATTATTAACAACTGTTTTGTAGTCCAGATTCATCTTATAGATGGTTGGCTTCGGTTCCAGGCTTAAAACTCTTCTGAAACATGaatggagtgaaaaaaaatggagcCATCCAAAAAATGGGCACTGAACCAGAATGATAACAAGGTTAGATGGaacagcactaaaacaaagtgtcAGGATAGATCTGGCTGTGCAAGACTTCACTCTAACTGTTAAATATCAGCCTGGAAGGATTCAATCTTAGAAAAGGTTCACTTCACTCCTTTCACAGGTAGTGTGGGAAGTAAATGAACACAATTGttttttataactttatttCTAGGAAGTGTATTAAATgcaaatgaagaaagaaaaaataaactcttCCACACATTAAGATTTAGCCACACTGCTGCAGACTTGTGTCTACAGTGCAAGCTGTATGAGTCATTGTATTTAAACAAGATGACAGTTACCAACATGTTATTCATGTACGTCCAGATTGACTCACTGTTGGCTTCTGTGAGAACTGTGTCatgtgaaagaaagtgaaagagtGAACAATCAGGCGTCTTACATGTAGATAATTAGGTTAACATTCGTGTTGTACTGTGTAAACAGCTCCGTTCTTTCTGCTGTCTGCCCACTCTGTGCCCTCGACAGGTATTACAAGCCGTCTGTGCTGGTCATGTGCTTCTTCGTCCCCATGTCCGTGCCTTGGTACCTGTGGGGGGAGTCTCTGTGGGTGGCGTACTTCGTCCCGGCTCTGCTGAGGTACACCCTGGTGTTGAACGCCACCTGGCTGGTCAACAGCGCGGCTCACATGTGGGGAAACCGACCCTATGACAAGAACATCAACCCACGGGAGAACAAGTTTGTCACGTTCAGCGCCATAGGTATGAAAAATGTGCTGTcgttttaacaaaagaaaagatgaagagagaTTAAAACAGGAATGTTAGATAAACAGTCATGACACCTATAGTCGGGATGCCCTTAACTTTGTGCATGACTGCTCAGAATAGAAATGTTCACCTTTTGCCTACATTTGGCAGCACGGTGAGTTCAAGAGTAAGTTCAGTGCGTGTCAAAGAAGTTACGCCTAAACGAATCTGGCAGCTGATAGCAATGCTAGGAAAACAATATTAAATACTTGAAGTCTCTCCTGTAGTGGCATTTACACATTTGTATGCTTACTTCTGAATTTCAAAAtgaacacattcacattcatcaTGTAATCAGCCTTTCACGTCagcaaaaatgttcatttcaggCCGATGCAAATATCTCATTTTAAAAGCCTTTATCAGCCGATACCAATGATGTGGCGATTTTATGGTGCATCCCTAAATACAACCAGTGGTGTTTGTTCTGTTCGAATTGAGGTCACATTGACCGCTGCTGTAGGTCTCTGCATGGGTTACGAGAACTCACCTGTTGCACCATGATGAAGTGTAACGAGCCAACATATCAAGTAAACAGGGATCTTTACATATCAAGTCTAATCTTTGTTGGCGCCTGGCTTAACTTTCTGTCAAATGTCACTGACACCTGTCAACTAGTTTGCAAGATAAgtaacaaaacaagacaactgATTTAATCAGCATGAGCGAAAAAGGATCATTGCTTACGATCAGGGAGgtcatttcttcttttcttctgtgttaCTCGTTAGCCCTTAATCAGTCTAAATGTCCAGTAAACATCAGGAAGCATTGCAGAGTCTGATACATATCTTGTACTAGTGTTTTCCTCAGGTTACGGAAGACTGAGGTGGTAGGAAAAACCCTGACGTTCTATGTCTTGTTTCCTGGTTTTAGTATGATGTGTTGACAATGTGTTTCTTGTACCTTACAGGTGAGGGATTCCACAATTATCACCACTCTTTCCCCTATGACTATGCAACCAGCGAGTTTGGCTGCAAGATGAACCTTACCACTTGTTTCATCGACCTCATGTGCTGCTTGGGCCTGGCCAAGGACCGCAAGAGAGTGTCCCACGAGATGGTCCTGGCCCGAATACAGCGCACCGGAGACGGAAGCCACCGGAGTGGCTAAGATTGTTGAATTGTGGTCAGCTTCGAGGCAAAACAACCGAAAAGAAGAAGCTTCACAGTCCTTTGACAGCTCTACATCTTCTCATCCTCTGAGGATAAAAGTCAGCTTCATGAGGGCCTCAACcacattttgcttgtttttgtggtttttgtaGCTGTAACTTAACAAAAATTGTTCAAGATGGATAACAAACACACTTTGCTAAGCTCTTGGCCTCAGTTTCTATTGTTCAAGTCAGGCCAAGGTCTTGCAAAGATGTTTTAGATTTGAAGtagatgcattttaaaaaagtcaacttCATTCTCCGCTGTTTTGCCACTTTGGTGTGCATTCTTCATGCAAAGTCATGTAGCCGATCATTTTTATGTAAGTATTACTCAATTATTAATCAAACTAGACAAGAAGTGGAGCACTGAAATAAGGAGTAACGTCGCAGCTGATAAGGTGACTGTTGCCTTTTATCGCAGTTTACAGCAAGTTTTTACAGTTCTGATATAAGTTCACTTTATGAGCGCTCAAAGATCTGAAAAAAGGGATAAGAGTTTGAAACAtattttgttcagttcagttcagttcagttctgaactgaacatattttgttaaaaaaaaaaataagaaaaagttGCTTTAATGAAATATGGCACATGATGGAAGAGTGAGGGAACCCAGACCATCTTATAACCTGACTACCAGTACGCCAAAACTGTGCGGAAACCGAgtcatgctgtgtgttttgctgtgtgtaACCTGGTTTTCTTCTAACCAAACCAAATGTAgttacacatactgtatttagtgtgtgtttaagaTTAGAGTTTTCTCAAGACAATATAAGGGACACATTTATCATGAATTTAAAACTGCCGTTCAATATTaacagaaaatgataaatgtaatttttagaGCCCTGCAATGTTTAACTTTGAttgacttttttgtgtttttaccgAATACATCACAGTGCCAAGAGCGTGCCAATCGTCGACATATTTATAACCATCTCAATGGTCCACTAGAGCACACTAAAGTCGATATCGCTTCTTCACTCATCGTGGaagttttttaaacattgtggCATCAGTGGCTTCGCTTCTTCTTGAGGTCTTATCCCAAACATGTCCTCCTTTTTCATTCctgaaacatctgcagcagagagatCTCATTGGTTGATGTAGCGTGCGACAGTGCAACAGTTCTGGTGTTACAAAACAACGTGCCACCCATGCATGATGATATTCTGTAGTAGGTGTCGTATTGAGGTGTTTCGTCGGCAGAACTGTGTCTATTTTTGTAATGTGCTGTGGAGCCGCATCGCTTTTGGATCATCAGAACTGTTGCCGTGGTGATTTCTGAGGCGGGGTCTGGTTTCCCTTTGATGTCCTACAAAGCTGATTGTCAATGCGGGAAATTCAGGTGCATCAGTGTTTATGTTCATCTTCAATTCTGGTGTGAGGAATGCTTATATTAccttatttatgtatttatttctttatttttgccCTTATTGACTTAAAAATATTGCTGTAACCTGAACCGGTTTTTCTGCATTCCAAGATTTGACAGTCTCgtacaaaaaaatatatcaaatttgagcacctgtttgtttttttcccaagaGTCAGGATACAACCTAATGCCTTATGACTTGCATCCATTCCTGATCTCCTTCACGTTTTGccagttaaaacaaaaagattcaAAAGTACCACAAAACAAATCTGACCAAGGTCCATGTTTACAGGCTGAGGCACCAAGTGGAACATCGTTTTTATTCTGAAACCACATTTAATTTAGGCAAATGGTAGCATGACAACATTAAGGTACTGTAAATGCAAATAGAGGACAGAGGTTAATTTACTTGACGCCTGGTGCAAACGTTCAATCATGAGATTTAACTTGCAAACTATGTGCCCTGGTGGATGTGCCAACTAGTTTCAACCCATCACGGCAAACTTCCAAACAAAGTTGCTGTCATGAGTAATCTTAGAGCACTTAACATAACCCGACAATATATATCACAAGCCATGCAAACAACTCCTGCTGCCCAGAGCGCCGAAATCAACGCTAATGACGAAGAGGATCAAAAGGTTGTCACTCTGAATGATTACGTCAAATCTCAACTGTATTCTATTCTGAAATAAAGTTCACAATATTTTCAATACACTCGTAATTCCAAACAGTTGttgctctttctttttttgaatcCATTGTGTCTGCTTTCTCTGATATAAACCTGGTTAAAACAGCTAACAGCTACTATTTACGCTAGATTGTTATCTTTCCCAATAGAGCTCTTTTTAAAGGttaacttaaaggagacatgttcATTTTGGGTGACTACTAGAATGGGTTTACATGATTTAATGCTCAaaagacacatcagttttctaaTATTCTCCAGTGCTGCAGatctgtattccccctctgtctgagacacTCTGTTTTTGcccccctcccgaatacccagtctcctctgattggccaactcacacatgcctgagccagcgACACTAACAACAGAAGAACAGCTGTACTAAATCAACTCTTAGATGCTAAACTAGCCAGTAGGCATACATTTTGCGAATGTGTGACAGTTTTGGCTCCGgttcctgaaaagcccagtctgctttgattggtcagctctcgtACTGTGTTTTCGTATCAGCTCTGCCGGTGTTTTTGCAACTATGGATGTACTTGGGGGGCGTGGCTGAGggtggtgactgtatagttgttaCATCACAgccttacagaagtcctgacggctcATTTGAAGGCACCGTTTATATAACATCTAGACATGCTTTACAATCaaggaaatctcactttcttgCCTCTGGGACTGATTGTTGTACTGCGTGTCTGACAAGATCCCTCTTGTTAAACCAGAAACAGCTGCCATCGCTCTcgccaaagccaccagactccatttgcagaaacagtaaCTTCATCGTcgttaaaaaaaagacacatttcattcaagcgggacagacacaaaataaaactcattaaaCTGTCAAAATATGTCCAAATAAACTCTAAATTGACTGTGTTAGATGTTACCCTAACcctataaatgtgtttttttgttattggattctggtacaaatttaaacacatttctacCTTCTGAACTTTGCTTGCGATTTCAGAGTTTTTAGTTTGGGTCTCTTAATGTGAGCTGTCATGGCCGGGCTGTCGGAAGTGAAACGGATGATCCTGCTGCTCCAGGCTCAGTACAGTCTAATAGCAGCAAATCACCTGCAGGAAGCATTTAATCTTGATTCTGCGGAGAATGAGGCCAAAGGCTGTCAGGGTGTTTTAAATGATGAACAGGGATGGATCCAGGTCTCATCATTACACAGTGTTTGGGAAGGAGCCTGCTCTTTTCCGGCTGAATTTGCCTCCAGGTACAGTGTTGGTAGGATATATCCTGGCTGGATATCTTAATGTCAGTGTTGGAAGACAAACTCAAACagtttactgaagtaaaagcagcaataaaacaatgtaaaaactcAACTAAAAGTAACAGTTCTGCagttaaagtaaatatttatttgtttttgccaAATTTGCTCAAGTAAATGACCTGATTATTTCTCCAACAGCTGACTTCTGTGTGCGGATGCAGTGAACAACAATGTGCAGTTCTCTGGTAATAATGCAACTGGGACTTGTCTgggtgtttgtttctgttcccTGGTGAGGTTTTGCCTTCTGCACTCTAAAAAACACCGGGTTAGAAATTGTGAGGTGTTCTAACCCGGTGTTATTTTTATATCCCTGTTGGTTTACTGGATCATAACAAGTCTAGTTTTCTACCTGTTGGTTCTGGGTAAAATTAACCCAATCTGTGTTAAACTGGGTCAATTTTAACCCTGCGTTTTTTAGTGTAGGTGGTAAAGGACTCAACACATCCCATCCGCTGCTGACATAAGTGTGCAAGTCAGATATATCCCAGCTAGTTAATACTGCAGTTCTGTGCTACTGCCTGCAGATGAAGGACTCACTCTGAATATGTGTTAAATGGTTTacacaggacagagaggaatgtAGGAGCAAAGTGCTGACCAGAGACCAGTTTATATTGCATCAGACTTTGTCAGGTCGAGGAGCACAGGGTTTGTGGAGGGCTtccaaaaatg
It includes:
- the scd gene encoding acyl-CoA desaturase — encoded protein: MTEAEALEKKQHKSSNQNGDVLPEATREDVFDHTYKEKEGPKPGTTIVWKNVILMTLLHIGALYAISLIPSASPLTLLWSVLCFLISALGVTAGAHRLWSHRSYKASLPLRIFLGVANSMAFQNDIFEWARDHRVHHKYSETDADPHNAVRGFFFAHIGWLLVRKHPDVIEKGRKLELTDLLSDKVVMFQRKYYKPSVLVMCFFVPMSVPWYLWGESLWVAYFVPALLRYTLVLNATWLVNSAAHMWGNRPYDKNINPRENKFVTFSAIGEGFHNYHHSFPYDYATSEFGCKMNLTTCFIDLMCCLGLAKDRKRVSHEMVLARIQRTGDGSHRSG